In the Cydia fagiglandana chromosome 14, ilCydFagi1.1, whole genome shotgun sequence genome, one interval contains:
- the LOC134670549 gene encoding FMRFamide-related peptides-like isoform X2, translating to MKTGYRNLLAMTVMCLMMGAAANPARRSQDIEARRRSAVDRSLIRSYPAEPSAADIREQLQRPVRRGTSFLRLGRSQPLTMNSDDLISLLRSYEEYEEPTKRGTTFMRLGRSPQFMRLGRSGEKSEEPGVYQERKSRARNQFLRLGRDSEEFNEDEEDEESRKKREACKECQA from the exons ATGAAGACCGGCTACCGCAACCTGCTGGCGATGACTGTGATGTGCCTGATGATGGGCGCCGCCGCCAACCCGGCCAGGAGGTCGCAGGACATCGAGGCCAGGCGTCGGAGCGCGGTGGACCGGAGTCTGATCAG ATCGTATCCGGCAGAACCATCCGCGGCAGACATCCGAGAACAGCTGCAGCGTCCCGTACGGCGAGGCACCAGCTTCCTCCGCCTCGGCAGATCTCAACCCTTAACCATGAATTCTGACGACCTCATATCCCTCTTAAGATCTTACGAGGAATACGAAGAACCAACCAAGAGGGGAACCACCTTCATGAGACTCGGAAGGAGCCCGCAGTTCATGAGGCTCGGCAGATCCGGTGAGAAATCTGAAGAACCTGGTGTGTACCAAGAAAGGAagagcagggctcggaaccaGTTCTTGAGGCTTGGGAGGGATAGTGAGGAATTTAACGAGGACGAGGAAGACGAGGAGAGTAGAAAGAAGAGGGAGGCGTGCAAAGAGTGTCAGGCGTAA
- the LOC134670549 gene encoding FMRFamide-related peptides-like isoform X1: protein MKTGYRNLLAMTVMCLMMGAAANPARRSQDIEARRRSAVDRSLIRFGRSYPAEPSAADIREQLQRPVRRGTSFLRLGRSQPLTMNSDDLISLLRSYEEYEEPTKRGTTFMRLGRSPQFMRLGRSGEKSEEPGVYQERKSRARNQFLRLGRDSEEFNEDEEDEESRKKREACKECQA, encoded by the exons ATGAAGACCGGCTACCGCAACCTGCTGGCGATGACTGTGATGTGCCTGATGATGGGCGCCGCCGCCAACCCGGCCAGGAGGTCGCAGGACATCGAGGCCAGGCGTCGGAGCGCGGTGGACCGGAGTCTGATCAG GTTCGGCAGATCGTATCCGGCAGAACCATCCGCGGCAGACATCCGAGAACAGCTGCAGCGTCCCGTACGGCGAGGCACCAGCTTCCTCCGCCTCGGCAGATCTCAACCCTTAACCATGAATTCTGACGACCTCATATCCCTCTTAAGATCTTACGAGGAATACGAAGAACCAACCAAGAGGGGAACCACCTTCATGAGACTCGGAAGGAGCCCGCAGTTCATGAGGCTCGGCAGATCCGGTGAGAAATCTGAAGAACCTGGTGTGTACCAAGAAAGGAagagcagggctcggaaccaGTTCTTGAGGCTTGGGAGGGATAGTGAGGAATTTAACGAGGACGAGGAAGACGAGGAGAGTAGAAAGAAGAGGGAGGCGTGCAAAGAGTGTCAGGCGTAA